A window from Drosophila miranda strain MSH22 chromosome Y unlocalized genomic scaffold, D.miranda_PacBio2.1 Contig_Y2_pilon, whole genome shotgun sequence encodes these proteins:
- the LOC117185708 gene encoding endophilin-B1-like isoform X2 — protein MNINLPHFNMKNLVKEAGSTISRVVQLPEEKLGTTERTEYDLHFQNLAERADVTKAWTEKLVKDTESVLIPNPQNRVEDYIFEKIDKSKPKRVSNLEHLALDMIEAGGDFGQDLPYGQALIKVGQAEQKLGQCEHDFIATSGICFTQPLRKFLEGEMKTISKERGILDSKRLDLDACKNRMKKARSMLGQQSAERDLRVAQAEFDRQSGITKLLLDGISTSQASHLRHLHAFIQTQVRYYKQCGDVMEQLQRELANLGGPTPYIPLDLSNASANKSSATGGPSPSRGPGNNNSSSQAPSAHRPTNQPMHVNTDQMQRARVLCSYDAKDHTELNINANDVIFVTECSPVNEDYMYAKQGLMKGLVPRSFVEMLDEEHDVTL, from the exons ATGAACATAAATCTGCCCCATTTTAACATGAAGAACCTGGTCAAGGAAGCAGGCAGCACAATATCGCGTGTGGTGCAG ctgccggaggagaagcTTGGCACCACCGAACGCACCGAATACGACTTGCACTTTCAAAATCTCGCCGAACGTGCCGATGTGACCAAGGCATGGACAGAAAAGCTCGTCAAGGACACAGAATCGGTGCTGATACCGAATCCACAGAACCGTGTCGAGGATTACATATTCGAAAAGATCGACAAGTCAAAACCCAAACGAGTAAGCAACCTGGAACACCTGGCCCTGGACATGATTGAGGCCGGCGGGGACTTCGGACAGGATTTGCCCTACGGTCAGGCCCTCATCAAGGTCGGACAGGCTGAGCAGAAACTGGGCCAGTGCGAGCACGATTTCATTGCCACCTCGGGCATTTGTTTTACGCAACCGTTGCGCAAATTCTTGGAGGGCGAGATGAAGACGATTAGCAAAGAGCGCGGCATTCTCGATTCGAAGCGCTTGGATCTGGACGCCTGCAAGAACCGGATGAAGAAGGCGCGCAGCATGCTAGGCCAACAGTCG GCGGAGCGCGACCTGCGCGTGGCCCAGGCGGAGTTCGACCGCCAGTCGGGAATAACCAAGTTGCTGCTGGACGGTATTAGCACATCGCAGGCCTCCCACCTGCGCCATCTGCACGCCTTCATCCAGACCCAGGTGCGCTATTACAAGCAGTGCGGCGATGTCATGGAACAGCTGCAGCGGGAGCTGGCCAA CTTGGGAGGCCCGACACCATATATACCGCTCGATCTGAGCAACGCCAGTGCCAACAAATCTAGCGCAACTGGCGGACCGTCGCCGTCTCGTGGTCCGGGCAACAATAACAGCAGCAGTCAGGCTCCATCCGCTCACAGGCCGACCAATCAGCCCATGCATGTCAACACGGATCAAATGCAACGGGCTCGTGTCCTCTGCTCCTATGACGCCAAGGATCACACTGAGCTCAATATAAATGCGAACGAT GTCATATTTGTCACCGAGTGCTCGCCCGTGAACGAAGACTATATGTACGCCAAGCAGGGCCTCATGAAGGGACTCGTTCCGCGGTCCTTTGTCGAAATGCTCGATGAGGAGCACGACGTCACCCTCTAA
- the LOC117192864 gene encoding uncharacterized protein LOC117192864, which yields MKLFRGGGRRATGRSNRFSHQTGCVFYENPKDAAKALHSRIHHVNGRRFNVHASDSWHQPDAYGTDDQEEANQLCPFILNVNDLCLEMIMKHLPMHDQTVFARTCIRFRAIYQQATARLHKSIDLYDFENMTVWGLREFFNLSGPYVQHITGVIPPMRFQRLCDFLSTNCSNLKSLKLHSSPLTSRNMHKIFAKMTKLEELELPQNQLTDECISALRNCRTLQVLNIAGNPITGVTLHELSPSIQTLTLSGCPRFQGQCLSKICKVLTNLKTLNVKRVDTMNSHVFETMIKENSGASLEVLCISAFPRETYEYVAQLPSLKSLSIYIGLPGRTIRSELFQELAEHKAEQLECLEVYGGSSMSAELLVQISKLRGLRSLVLPQVFAMTDSSLSVFSSLKKLEQINLKCNRLHDSSILFVFESCPKLHSLGLEDCEGISEKLVHGIIKKLRLDIARKENQRNLPVQLCVSGTQVNSLIDILMSPQGYHRGEALLLLEL from the exons ATGAAACTCTTTCGTGGTGGTGGTAGACGTGCTACTGGCAGATCAAATCGCTTTTCCCACCAGACTGGCTGTGTGTTTTATGAGAATCCCAAGGATGCAGCAAA AGCCTTGCACAGCCGGATACACCATGTAAACGGTCGGCGATTCAATGTGCACGCCAGCGATAGCTGGCATCAGCCAGATGCCTACGGAACGGACGACCAGGAGGAAGCAAATCAACTGTGTCCTTTCATTTTGAATGTCAACGATCTCTGCTTAGAGATGATTATGAAGCATCTCCCAATGCACGACCAGACGGTCTTCGCTCGGACATGCATTCGCTTCCGCGCTATCTATCAGCAGGCCACGGCCAGACTGCACAAATCAATTGATTTGTACGATTTTGAGAATATGACTGTCTGGGGCCTCCGAGAATTTTTCAATTTGTCCGGTCCTTATGTTCAGCACATTACCGGCGTGATTCCGCCGATGCGCTTTCAGCGCTTGTGCGACTTTCTTTCGACCAATTGTTCGAATTTAAAGTCCTTGAAGCTGCACAGCAGCCCGTTGACTTCGCGAAATATGCACAAGATCTTCGCCAAGATGACCAAgctggaggagctggagctgccgCAGAATCAGCTGACTGATGAGTGCATCTCGGCCCTCAGGAACTGTCGGACTCTGCAGGTGCTCAATATTGCCGGCAACCCAATTACCGGTGTAACACTACACGAGCTCTCCCCTTCCATCCAAACTCTCACTCTGTCCGGATGCCCTCGTTTTCAAGGCCAATGTCTCTCCAAGATTTGCAAGGTGTTAACCAACCTAAAAACCCTAAACGTGAAGAGAGTTGACACAATGAATTCTCACGTCTTTGAAACGATGATCAAGGAGAACTCTGGCGCTTCTTTGGAGGTGCTTTGTATAAGCGCCTTCCCAAGGGAGACATACGAGTACGTGGCCCAGCTGCCAAGCCTCAAGAGCTTGAGCATCTATATCGGATTGCCAGGCCGCACTATACGCTCCGAACTCTTTCAGGAACTGGCCGAGCATAAGGCCGAACAGCTGGAGTGCCTAGAGGTTTATGGGGGCTCCAGTATGTCCGCCGAATTGCTTGTCCAAATTTCCAAACTAAGAGGTCTGCGCAGTCTTGTCCTACCCCAAGTGTTTGCTATGACAGACAGTTCACTCTCAGTGTTTTCGAGCCTCAAAAAACTAGAGCAGATAAACCTAAAGTGCAACAGACTGCATGACTCCTCGATTTTGTTTGTGTTCGAATCTTGCCCCAAGCTGCATAGCCTAGGCCTAGAGGATTGCGAAGGAATAAGCGAGAAATTGGTACATGGAATCATAAAAAAACTGCGCTTGGACATTGCGAGGAAGGAGAATCAACGAAACTTGCCAGTACAGCTCTGTGTGTCGGGCACTCAAGTCAACAGTCTCATCGA CATCCTGATGTCGCCCCAAGGATATCATCGAGGTGAAGCACTTTTGCTTTTGGAACTATGA
- the LOC117185708 gene encoding endophilin-B1-like isoform X1 translates to MNINLPHFNMKNLVKEAGSTISRVVQLPEEKLGTTERTEYDLHFQNLAERADVTKAWTEKLVKDTESVLIPNPQNRVEDYIFEKIDKSKPKRVSNLEHLALDMIEAGGDFGQDLPYGQALIKVGQAEQKLGQCEHDFIATSGICFTQPLRKFLEGEMKTISKERGILDSKRLDLDACKNRMKKARSMLGQQSKDGISPEAALEQAERDLRVAQAEFDRQSGITKLLLDGISTSQASHLRHLHAFIQTQVRYYKQCGDVMEQLQRELANLGGPTPYIPLDLSNASANKSSATGGPSPSRGPGNNNSSSQAPSAHRPTNQPMHVNTDQMQRARVLCSYDAKDHTELNINANDVIFVTECSPVNEDYMYAKQGLMKGLVPRSFVEMLDEEHDVTL, encoded by the exons ATGAACATAAATCTGCCCCATTTTAACATGAAGAACCTGGTCAAGGAAGCAGGCAGCACAATATCGCGTGTGGTGCAG ctgccggaggagaagcTTGGCACCACCGAACGCACCGAATACGACTTGCACTTTCAAAATCTCGCCGAACGTGCCGATGTGACCAAGGCATGGACAGAAAAGCTCGTCAAGGACACAGAATCGGTGCTGATACCGAATCCACAGAACCGTGTCGAGGATTACATATTCGAAAAGATCGACAAGTCAAAACCCAAACGAGTAAGCAACCTGGAACACCTGGCCCTGGACATGATTGAGGCCGGCGGGGACTTCGGACAGGATTTGCCCTACGGTCAGGCCCTCATCAAGGTCGGACAGGCTGAGCAGAAACTGGGCCAGTGCGAGCACGATTTCATTGCCACCTCGGGCATTTGTTTTACGCAACCGTTGCGCAAATTCTTGGAGGGCGAGATGAAGACGATTAGCAAAGAGCGCGGCATTCTCGATTCGAAGCGCTTGGATCTGGACGCCTGCAAGAACCGGATGAAGAAGGCGCGCAGCATGCTAGGCCAACAGTCG AAAGATGGCATCTCGCCAGAGGCTGCCTTGGAACAG GCGGAGCGCGACCTGCGCGTGGCCCAGGCGGAGTTCGACCGCCAGTCGGGAATAACCAAGTTGCTGCTGGACGGTATTAGCACATCGCAGGCCTCCCACCTGCGCCATCTGCACGCCTTCATCCAGACCCAGGTGCGCTATTACAAGCAGTGCGGCGATGTCATGGAACAGCTGCAGCGGGAGCTGGCCAA CTTGGGAGGCCCGACACCATATATACCGCTCGATCTGAGCAACGCCAGTGCCAACAAATCTAGCGCAACTGGCGGACCGTCGCCGTCTCGTGGTCCGGGCAACAATAACAGCAGCAGTCAGGCTCCATCCGCTCACAGGCCGACCAATCAGCCCATGCATGTCAACACGGATCAAATGCAACGGGCTCGTGTCCTCTGCTCCTATGACGCCAAGGATCACACTGAGCTCAATATAAATGCGAACGAT GTCATATTTGTCACCGAGTGCTCGCCCGTGAACGAAGACTATATGTACGCCAAGCAGGGCCTCATGAAGGGACTCGTTCCGCGGTCCTTTGTCGAAATGCTCGATGAGGAGCACGACGTCACCCTCTAA